GAGTTCCGATATAGAAACCCTATTATTACGGATGAAGACGTTATTATCGCTATTTCACAAAGTGGCGAAACGGCAGATACATTGGTTGCTCTTGAGCGCGCTAAAGAGCAGGGGGCAACAATCTTTGGTATTGTCAATGTGGTTGGTTCATCGATTGCTCGTATTTCACATGCCGGATGTTATACCCACGCAGGTCCTGAAATTGGCGTAGCAAGTACCAAAGCCTATACTGCGCAATTAGCTGTATTGATGTTACTAGCGTTGAAGGTTGCGAAAATGAAAGGTACTATCTCCGAAGAACGCTTCGTAGAACTATCTCAGGAATTAAATAGCGTTCCGGAGAAAGTAGAATGGGTGTTGAAAAATGAAGTGGATAATATCAAAGCGATTGCTTATAAATACAAAGACGCGCACGATGTTCTTTATTTAGGTCGTGGATATAACTTTCCAACCGCACTCGAAGGCGCGTTGAAACTTAAAGAGATTTCTTACATCCACGCTGAAGGCTATCCTGCTGCAGAGATGAAGCATGGGCCGATCGCGCTTGTGGATGATAAACTTCCTGTTGTTTTTGTAGCAACAAAAGATGTGTACCATGAGAAGGTGATCAGCAATATGCAGGAAATCAAAGCGCGTAAGGGTAAAGTGATTGCGGTGGTATCGGAAGGAGACGAGATTACTCATAGCATCGCCGATGATATCATGACAGTTCCGGTTCTGGACGAAGTTTTAGCACCAATTTTGACCGTTGTGCCGTTGCAGCTACTATCTTACTACATTGGAGTTTATCGTGGATTAGATGTCGACAAACCACGTAATTTAGCGAAGTCGGTTACAGTAGAATAGTCAAGCTTATGGGGTATGTCAATAAGATTCCTTTAAGTCGCATCGGTTATGATTTTATTCCTGCCGAGTACTTAGAGGAGGGGAGAGACGAATACTACTTTCGTTTTCAACAACAGAAGTCCGATAAGACCTATAGAAATCTTACCGCAGAAGAAATCCAAAGATTAGAGGCTAATGCCAACGAGTCTACCAATTGGAATGATGTACTCGTTACTGATAAATTCCTTCCTAATCAAATCAAACGATCTAAGTTTTACGGCTTGGTGCGTATTGGCGACATGGAAGAGGTTTATTTAGAGTATCGTGATATCCGATTAGCATGTGGTATTTATAACTCCCATATCATCAGCTGTGATCTGGGAGATTGCATAGCCTTGCATCAGGTTCGTTACATTGCTCATTTCATCGTTGGTAATGAGGTTATTCTGCTCAACGTTAATGAAATGGAAACGAGTTCCAGCGCAAAGTTCGGAAACGGCATCCTAAAAGACGGCGATAAAGAAGAAAGCCGCATTTACTTGGAAGTCTGCAACGAGAATGGGAATCGTAGAGTCCTACCATTTGATGGGATGCAAGCGGCGGATGTTTATCTGTGGACGAGAAATAGACAAGATAAGGTACTTCAGGATCGCTTTTTTGAAATGACCAACAAATGCTTTACGTCGGAGCGCGGATTTTATAGTGAGATCGGTGATCGTACGGTCATCAAGAACTCGCATACCATCAAGAACGTCAAGATCGGTTCTGACGCTTATATTAAAGGCGTTAATAAACTAAAAAATGTAACGGTCAATTCGACATCCGAAGCTTATACACAGATTGGTGAGGGATGTGAATTAGTGAATGGCATTATTGGCTATGGCTGCCGTGTATTCTATGGAGTAAAGGCGGTACGCTTTATATTATCATCCTATTCGCAATTGAAATATGGCGCACGTTTGATCAACTCCTTTTTAGGAGATAACTCAACAATTTCCTGTTGCGAGGTGTTGAACTCATTGATCTTTCCTGCGCATGAACAACACCATAATAACTCTTTCCTATGTGCCAGTTTAATTATGGGGCAGTCAAATATGGCTGCAGGCGCAACGGTAGGCTCTAACCATAATTCTAGAGGAGCCGATGGCGAAATTATCGCGGGGCGTGGCTTTTGGCCTGGGCTCTGCGTGAGCTTAAAACATAACTCACGATTCGCATCTTACAGCTTAATCGTCAAAGGCGATTTCCAACATGAGATGGATGTTCGTGTCCCGTTTTCTTTGATCAGTAATGATGTGAAGAACGATCAGTTGGTTATTGTGCCGGGTTATTGGTTTATGTACAATATGTATGCGCTGATGCGCAATACCAATAAGTTCTTAAGTCGTGATAAACGTCAGTTCAAGAATCAATATTTTGAGTATGATATTCTTGCGCCGGATACGATCAACGAGTTGTTCGATTCATTGAAGGAAATACGATCCGCTGTTGCCCTAGCGCTATCTAAAGTAAGCGAGGGGAATGGAATTAGCGCTGAATCTTGGTTAAATGGTTCATCGGGTCCAACATTGGAAGTACTTCTGCAAAACACAGAGTTTTCGAAACGCAAAGTTGTTTTGTTGAAACCGAAAGAGTCATACGCACTTTTCAAGAAGTTAATTCGCTATTATGCAGTTTGTCAGGTATTGGAACTCGTGAGCCCTGATGATTTTGACAGGGAGTTAATGCATAACAGTTTATCGGTTTCCGAAAGAGTATCCTTCGTCAATGTGGGCGGGCAGTTGATGCCTTCGCATAAAATGGAAAGTTTACTAGAGGATATTCGTTCTGGAGAAGTGGCTACTTGGAAAGATGTGCATGCACAGTATCGTACGCTTAGCGGTGAATATTTACAAGACAAACTTCAACATGCTTTGATCTCGCTTGCCGAAGTTACAGAAAGAGAATCAAACACTTGGGATTTAGACTTTTGGCACGAGCTGTTTGACGAAGCTCTGGAGACCAAGAAGTGGATATGCGATGAGATCCGCAAGACTCGCGAAAAAGACTACAGTAATCCGTTCCGTATGATGGTGTACAATTCACCGGAAGAAATGGATGAGGTGGTTGGAAAGTTGAGCGATAATTCTTTTATCAATCTTCAGGATGAAGAACTGCGGATATTTAAAGAGAAGCTTCTGCGATTCTCAACGGTATTAAAATAACATACAAAAGGGCGATGTATTCAACTACATCGCCCTTTTTCTTATTAAAGTCGAACGTCTCGACGAACAAGATCTTTTATTTCAATTCTTTGATTTTTATACTTCTGAAAGATACTGCGTCGCCATGATCCTGCAAAAGGATGTGTCCTTGTTCGGCTTCACCAAAGTTTTTCCAATCTTTGTATTTGCTGCCTGCGACAAGTTTTCTAAATTCTTCCGAACCTCTAACAAATTCTAACATCTTAAACCCGTTTAACCAGTAAGTTACTTTGTTGTTAGGTTCAACAACAAGGCGTCCGCGGTTCCACTCGCCAATTGGTTTTCTTGCACGTTTATTTTTGTCCGATGTGATTAGATCGTATAATGATGCTAATGTTCTGTTTCCATCTTTGCCTAGTTTAGCATCAGGATGCAATTCATCATCTAAGATTTGATATTCCGGACCGATCGCTGAGCCTTTAGTTTCCTCATTCAATGTAACAAAATATTTAACACCGGAATTTGCACCCGGGGTCAACTTAAAATCGAAGGAAAGGTCAAATGCTTTGTACTGCTTATCTGTAATGATGTCACCTCCATTGGTCGATTCGCCGCCATCAGATTTCTGCACAGAGATGATCCCGTTTTCAATCTTCCAGCCTTTTTCCGGAAATCCACCGCCACGCGCGCTTTTCCATCCCGTTGCATCTTTCCCATTGAACAATAGGCTATACCCCGCTTTTTGCTCTTCCTCAGTCAAACCGTTCGCATTGGTATTGACGATGTAGACATCAGTAGGAAAATTCGCTGGTTTTAAGTTCTTTGTTTGGATCTTGATGTTTTTGAAATACACCTTTTTGCCATCTAAGGAATCGGGGATGGCATGCACCTGCAGAGCAATAAATCCAGAGGCATCAATGCTATCAACTAAATGCGCCGAAGGCACATCATTTACCCAGGTTTTCATCTCATTCCCTATGGCTTCGATGCGGATCTTATTGTATTCATTAGGTCTATAAGCTGTTTTAGCCGCAGGGTTTAAATCTAAAGGGTAAAGCCACAGTCTTCTCCCTTCATCATATATTCCGCCTGTCCAAGCTCTCGGAGTAGGGTCTACATCCACCTGCCGACCGTAGACTCTACCTTTGCCGTTATTTGCGTTCGCATCGTAATGACTGCGGGTCTGTATGCCGGAATTTGTTGTAGCACCTTCCAGCTTAATATCAAGCTCTAAAATAAAATCACCGTATTCTTTTTCTGTTACCAAGAAGCTATTCGGAGTTCCTTTCACCATGGTGCCGACGATCGCGTCATCTTCAATCGTGTAAGGCGCCTTGCCGGCAAGGGTTTTCCATCCGGTCAAGTCTTTACCATTAAATAGTTGCTCCCAATCGCTATCAGACGTGTTCTTATTTGCACTTTGACAGGATGCCGAGAGAACAAAGAGGGAAAGGGCACAAGAGGATAGGGAATAAATAGAGTTTTTTATAAATCTTCTCATCTTAAGTTTTTGTTGATTTTGTAACAGGTTTAATGATAATCAGCGATTATCATGTTGAAATTAATATTTTTTTTTAATTTTAACATACGATCATTAATAAATTTAAACCTAAACACTATTTCATGGATCATTTTTTTTCTCGTAGAAGCTTCATCAAGAAGTCCGTTATGGCAGGAGGAGCAGTGGCATTGGCAAACAGTAGTCTGGCGAATGTAGTGATGGCGAAGCCCAACGAGCGTGTTAACCTCGCGGCTGTGGGGATTGGAAATCGTGCTGCTGAGATTCTTTTGGAGTTTCATAAGACTGGACTTTGTAATATTGTTGCGCTATGTGATGTAGACATGGGCGCAAAACATACCGAAGCCATTCTGAAGAAGTTTCCAGAAGTTCCACGTTTCCATGATTTTCGTCAGATGTTCGATAAGATGGGCAATCAAATAGATGCGGTGTCGGTCGGTGTTCCCGACTTTTCCCATTTCCCGATTACCATGATGGCCTTGGACTTGGGCAAGCATGTCTATGTGGAAAAACCTATGGCTCGTACGTTCTTAGAGGTGGAACTGATGATGGCTAAAGCGAAGAAAAATCCAAAACTGGCAACGCAAATGGGTAACCAAGGTCACTCCGATGCGAACTATTTCCAGTTTAAAGCATGGAAAGACGCCGGAATTATCAAAGATGTAACCCGAATCGTGGGGCATATGAATATGCCGCGGAGATGGCATGGCTGGGATGTGAATATCAAGAACTTCCCACCTGCGGAGAAGATACCTGAAACATTAGATTGGGATTTATGGCAGATGCAGACGCTTGGCCATAACTATAATAAAGACTTTATCAATGGTCAGTGGCGTTGTTGGTATGATTTCGGAATGGGAGCTCTTGGCGACTGGGGTGCTCACATCTTAGATACGGCGCATGAGTTTTTAGAATTAGGTCTTCCGACACGTATGGAAGCTGTGCGTCTGGATGGACATAACTCTTTCTTCTTCCCGATGTCATCGACATTGAAATTTAGCTTTCCAAAGCGTAAGCGGATGCCTGCTGTTGATATCATGTGGTACGACGGTTTGGATAATTTACCTCCAATTCCTGCAGGCTATGGTATTTCGGGCTTAGATCCAAATATTCCGCCACCAAGTACCGGGAAGTTGGAACCCGCAAAACTGAATCCGGGCAAAATTATATATAGCAAGGATTTAACCTTTAAAGGTGGCTCTCATGGCAGTACATTGAGCATTATCCCAGAGGAAAAAGCGAAAGACTTAGCCAACAAATTGCCGGAGGTTCCGATATCGCCTTCTAACCACTTCGCAAATTTCTTGAAAGCGTGTAAGGGACAAGAGAAAACCCGCTCATCCTTTGAGGTAGCCGGGCCATTGAGTCAAATCTTCTGCCTTGGCGTGATAGCACAACGATTGAATACGAAGTTTGATTTCGATCCGGTGAAAAAAGAGATCGTAAATGATAAATTTGCAAATGCCCTATTGGTGGGGCCTCCGCCTAAAAAGGGATGGGAGCAATATTATGTAGTTTAAATAGAACCAAAAAAAGATAAATAAAATGATTAAACAATTTGCAACTGGTCTGGCCTTCACCACGATCTTAAGTTTGAGCTTAAGCTCTTGTAATAACAGTTCGACTCAGGAGAAAAAGGAAGAGGAAGTACACAATCCCGCTTCACAAACTATTCCAGAGGAATCAAAGGATTTATTGGGGCGTTGGGATTTGACGGTTGATAAAAAAGGAACATCAGTGCCTTCATGGATCGAAATCAAGTTGTCGGGATTCACGACATTGGTTGGTTCATGGGTAGGAGATAGCGGTAGCAGCCGCCCGATCTCTCATATTAAATTAGCGAATGGCAAGTTCTCATTCGCAATTCCTCCGCAGTGGGAAGGTGGCGAAGGTGATTTCGTTATTGAAGGTGAATTAGCCGGAGGAGCACTGAAAGGAACGATTACTTCCAACACAGGCGAGAAGTATACATTTACTGGTGTTAAAGCACCATATTTAGTGCGTGAGAAAGCAGCAGAATGGGGAACTCCAATAGAACTGTTCAACGGAAAAGATCTCACCGGATGGAAGCCATCTTCCGACAAAAATCAATGGGTAGTTAAAGATGGTGTTCTTACCAATCAAGAGGCGGGAGCAAACTTAATTTCCGAGCAAAGTTTCGAAGACTTTAAGCTGAGCTTGGAGTTCCGTTATCCTGAAGGTAGTAACTCTGGAGTTTACCTGAGAGGACGCTATGAAGTTCAAATTGAAGATTCTCCAAAGGACAAACACCCGGGAGCACTTTATTTTGGAGGAGTATACGGCTTCTTGGCGCCGAACGAAATGGCGACATTAGGCGCGAATGAATGGCAGAAATTTGATATTACTTTAGTGGGCCGATTGGTTACTATCGTAGCGAACGGAAAAACTATCATCAGCAACCAAGAGATACCAGGAATTACTGGTGGTGCGCTAGATAGCAAAGAAGGCGAGCCAGGACCACTTTACATCCAAGGTGACCATGGACCTATCGAATTCAGAAAAATCACTGTGACGCCTGCAAAATAGGCTGCAGAACAGATAAAAAGAAAGGGACTGCTGATTCGAGGGCACTGAAAAAGCCTCAACTTTCTAATGAGACTTAAAGAAATGACTGAGTATAGGTTTTCCCTTACTCGGTCATTTTTGTTTAAAGGATTTCTGGAAGTTTATTTTTTAATGGTCTTGTTGAAGCTGTAAGCGACTAGGACTTGCTATTTGAGTTTTTAGCATCCCATATAGGCTTTTTTTGAGGCAATATCCCGCCTTTTTAGATCAATTTCAGGATTCTTTTCAAGTTTACGGTGAAGATGGCCATTGCGCCCTGCATTTCCATATTGTGGATTCCATAAGCATCAGCTCTGCCATAGCCATGGACATTCTTGAGCTCACTGTTCTTGGCCTCGATCTTATACCTTTGCTTAGACTTGCTTCGATAATAATCGGTTTGCTGGAAAGCCATCTGCTCCCTATGGAGTTCGGATTTTATGGAGACTGAATAGGATTTGGTTCTGGCCCCTTGCTTGTAACATCCTTCCCTAATAGGACAGACCTTACATTTCTCCACATCAAAGTAATAGGTCTCCGTTTGATTTGTACCTTGTTCCTTCTTTCCCTGACGCGCCTTGCGGATGGCCAAATGTCCTGCGGGACAAACAAACATATCCGCATCTTTATTATAGTCAAACTTGTCTTTATCTTTCCTAAAGCCTTGGGTAATGGATGGATTTAATTTAGCGATGATATCAATATTTTGTTCTTTTGCCAACTGAAGATTTTCTTTTCCCGAATACGCGGCATCACCTATTATCGTATCCACTTGCATTCCATTCTGCTGGCTGATCTCTAATAACCTAGGTAGTTCAGGGCCATCACCTTTTTCGCCTGTAGTAACGACCGCTGCTGTAATGATGCGTTCCTCAGTCATCGCCAGATGTGTTTTATATCCAAAGAAACTGCTGTCCACTGACTTGTGTCCAAGTCTGGCCTCATCATCCTTAGAGAGCAGATAGTATTCTTTTGTGTCTTCAATGGTTTCCTTCAACAGATTCAGCTTTTCTTTCACAGCCGGTATTTCACTGATAGATTGATCTTCATCAAGGGCCCTCTGTAATTCCCTGCAATAAGCAAGCTCTTGATCCAGGTCGTTGGATTCATTCTTTTGTGGTAGATTCCTCTTGTATTCCCCATCAATCTGATATATCGCTTTTCTTAATAGCTTGGAGCGTTCCCTGAGTACTGCCAATGCTGTGTGCGGATTCGATCTGGAAACGGTATGGGTCGCGTCTACGATAATGGACTTTGATTTTATAATGCCTTTTTCAAGAGCAATCGTTACGGTCTTATTGATTAACAGGTTCAACAGATCCATATCTTTTAATCGTAGTTTGCGGAATTTGGTAAGCGAACTTGAATTGATCACATCCTCCTCTGGTGCCATTTCAAGAAAATATTTGAAGGACATATCATATCTGGAACGTTCAACGACATCTACATCCGAAACGGTGTAGATCGTTTTTAACAGAAGATACTTGAACATCTTGATAGGGCTCTCCGCTGTACGGCCATTCGTCTGGTAATACTTAGCCAAAAGCTCGTCATAGATAAAACTGAAATCGATAAGATCGTTGATTTTTCGAAGTAGATTATCTTTTGGTACGATAATATCGTACAATCCTGAATAGGAACTGAACTGTATTTTTTGTTGGGTAGAGAGCATCCTGATGTCCATTAAAGCCTACCTTAAAATACGAAAAAGGGAGCAGAAAACCGTAGTTTTCGACTCCCTTTTTTAACCTTTTTTTCTAAGGGGACTTTTTCAGTGCCCTCGCTGATTCGCAGTCCCTTTTCTTATTGTAGACCTTTTCGGGTCCTAATAATAGTTCACCTTATCTAATTCCTGCTCATCGGCTGGAACCTCTTGTAGATAGCGTTCTAGGCTATCATCCATCTCCTTCATCCAAGGCGTATGATGCGGTTCCGCTTGCGTTCCATCCATAACGGAATGATAAACTTGGTCGCGGTAATTGAGGATATTGATCTCCTTGTCGTTGAGCCAACTTTTGAACATATCGGCCACTTTATCCAAGTCAAAGTTCGGGTAATCCGTCATGCTGATCAATTCCTTGATATAGTCCGTTTGAAAATCGACATGATCCGGTCCCGTAACGGTTGTCGCTTCGTAGTCCATCCATTTTTTGATGTCG
The DNA window shown above is from Sphingobacterium hotanense and carries:
- a CDS encoding DUF4954 family protein, producing MGYVNKIPLSRIGYDFIPAEYLEEGRDEYYFRFQQQKSDKTYRNLTAEEIQRLEANANESTNWNDVLVTDKFLPNQIKRSKFYGLVRIGDMEEVYLEYRDIRLACGIYNSHIISCDLGDCIALHQVRYIAHFIVGNEVILLNVNEMETSSSAKFGNGILKDGDKEESRIYLEVCNENGNRRVLPFDGMQAADVYLWTRNRQDKVLQDRFFEMTNKCFTSERGFYSEIGDRTVIKNSHTIKNVKIGSDAYIKGVNKLKNVTVNSTSEAYTQIGEGCELVNGIIGYGCRVFYGVKAVRFILSSYSQLKYGARLINSFLGDNSTISCCEVLNSLIFPAHEQHHNNSFLCASLIMGQSNMAAGATVGSNHNSRGADGEIIAGRGFWPGLCVSLKHNSRFASYSLIVKGDFQHEMDVRVPFSLISNDVKNDQLVIVPGYWFMYNMYALMRNTNKFLSRDKRQFKNQYFEYDILAPDTINELFDSLKEIRSAVALALSKVSEGNGISAESWLNGSSGPTLEVLLQNTEFSKRKVVLLKPKESYALFKKLIRYYAVCQVLELVSPDDFDRELMHNSLSVSERVSFVNVGGQLMPSHKMESLLEDIRSGEVATWKDVHAQYRTLSGEYLQDKLQHALISLAEVTERESNTWDLDFWHELFDEALETKKWICDEIRKTREKDYSNPFRMMVYNSPEEMDEVVGKLSDNSFINLQDEELRIFKEKLLRFSTVLK
- a CDS encoding 3-keto-disaccharide hydrolase; the encoded protein is MRRFIKNSIYSLSSCALSLFVLSASCQSANKNTSDSDWEQLFNGKDLTGWKTLAGKAPYTIEDDAIVGTMVKGTPNSFLVTEKEYGDFILELDIKLEGATTNSGIQTRSHYDANANNGKGRVYGRQVDVDPTPRAWTGGIYDEGRRLWLYPLDLNPAAKTAYRPNEYNKIRIEAIGNEMKTWVNDVPSAHLVDSIDASGFIALQVHAIPDSLDGKKVYFKNIKIQTKNLKPANFPTDVYIVNTNANGLTEEEQKAGYSLLFNGKDATGWKSARGGGFPEKGWKIENGIISVQKSDGGESTNGGDIITDKQYKAFDLSFDFKLTPGANSGVKYFVTLNEETKGSAIGPEYQILDDELHPDAKLGKDGNRTLASLYDLITSDKNKRARKPIGEWNRGRLVVEPNNKVTYWLNGFKMLEFVRGSEEFRKLVAGSKYKDWKNFGEAEQGHILLQDHGDAVSFRSIKIKELK
- a CDS encoding Gfo/Idh/MocA family oxidoreductase; protein product: MDHFFSRRSFIKKSVMAGGAVALANSSLANVVMAKPNERVNLAAVGIGNRAAEILLEFHKTGLCNIVALCDVDMGAKHTEAILKKFPEVPRFHDFRQMFDKMGNQIDAVSVGVPDFSHFPITMMALDLGKHVYVEKPMARTFLEVELMMAKAKKNPKLATQMGNQGHSDANYFQFKAWKDAGIIKDVTRIVGHMNMPRRWHGWDVNIKNFPPAEKIPETLDWDLWQMQTLGHNYNKDFINGQWRCWYDFGMGALGDWGAHILDTAHEFLELGLPTRMEAVRLDGHNSFFFPMSSTLKFSFPKRKRMPAVDIMWYDGLDNLPPIPAGYGISGLDPNIPPPSTGKLEPAKLNPGKIIYSKDLTFKGGSHGSTLSIIPEEKAKDLANKLPEVPISPSNHFANFLKACKGQEKTRSSFEVAGPLSQIFCLGVIAQRLNTKFDFDPVKKEIVNDKFANALLVGPPPKKGWEQYYVV
- a CDS encoding 3-keto-disaccharide hydrolase, with the translated sequence MIKQFATGLAFTTILSLSLSSCNNSSTQEKKEEEVHNPASQTIPEESKDLLGRWDLTVDKKGTSVPSWIEIKLSGFTTLVGSWVGDSGSSRPISHIKLANGKFSFAIPPQWEGGEGDFVIEGELAGGALKGTITSNTGEKYTFTGVKAPYLVREKAAEWGTPIELFNGKDLTGWKPSSDKNQWVVKDGVLTNQEAGANLISEQSFEDFKLSLEFRYPEGSNSGVYLRGRYEVQIEDSPKDKHPGALYFGGVYGFLAPNEMATLGANEWQKFDITLVGRLVTIVANGKTIISNQEIPGITGGALDSKEGEPGPLYIQGDHGPIEFRKITVTPAK
- a CDS encoding IS1182 family transposase, which gives rise to MLSTQQKIQFSSYSGLYDIIVPKDNLLRKINDLIDFSFIYDELLAKYYQTNGRTAESPIKMFKYLLLKTIYTVSDVDVVERSRYDMSFKYFLEMAPEEDVINSSSLTKFRKLRLKDMDLLNLLINKTVTIALEKGIIKSKSIIVDATHTVSRSNPHTALAVLRERSKLLRKAIYQIDGEYKRNLPQKNESNDLDQELAYCRELQRALDEDQSISEIPAVKEKLNLLKETIEDTKEYYLLSKDDEARLGHKSVDSSFFGYKTHLAMTEERIITAAVVTTGEKGDGPELPRLLEISQQNGMQVDTIIGDAAYSGKENLQLAKEQNIDIIAKLNPSITQGFRKDKDKFDYNKDADMFVCPAGHLAIRKARQGKKEQGTNQTETYYFDVEKCKVCPIREGCYKQGARTKSYSVSIKSELHREQMAFQQTDYYRSKSKQRYKIEAKNSELKNVHGYGRADAYGIHNMEMQGAMAIFTVNLKRILKLI